The proteins below are encoded in one region of Acanthochromis polyacanthus isolate Apoly-LR-REF ecotype Palm Island chromosome 4, KAUST_Apoly_ChrSc, whole genome shotgun sequence:
- the LOC110951572 gene encoding protein ANKUB1 has translation MRVFISYEGFTEPLDVPPDQTVMALKQTVKRNFLVQLSDNQQVRQYLELSYGGAALHDSWALSDVGIASGSAIRCFIKTEQRPVMSVFNTVTGETLPIEGTASLLHTSVDKLTTLISVQCGIPVSTFRLRTPANVQLYDCNWLQDYAIKMGTILRLDTWDGWVEFLQGCLQGHRLTVQGHLSEEKPVIRFQLRVALYIAAWSGHLDLAGWLLERGVHAEEPVGVHPYRQWCQQTAHQGTRKCPIHAAAESGQLLILKLFINNNIQSLACRDPEGRDPLKIAIQRGHRECARYIASKLCSVVSLPNMSLPMHIYLQVKRWVSSGKKRAASNRCHYNGAAFKVRLGKTLLIDGFNQPKMSSKSRKAETKSRRGIKALPPISNLLSISHLSSKGAKLLTPSLQFAKEMQEKQASMEGRGDGVFDQIKEGNNSLHKSSFKLRPVNRENVPRLVFVGASSKSFHVPDASVESSYQCGQTLRQNAVYCLTIASTFTEKPWMKQLDIARTLVRKHVHSMF, from the exons ATGAGGGTCTTTATCTCCTATGAGGGCTTCACTGAGCCTTTGGACGTCCCCCCTGATCAGACTGTGATGGCCTTGAAGCAGACGGTGAAG CGCAACTTTCTTGTGCAGCTGTCTGATAACCAGCAGGTCAGACAATacctggagctaagttatggaggcGCAGCGCTGCACGACAGCTGGGCTCTGAGTGACGTGGGCATCGCAAGTGGCAGTGCCATTCGATGCTTCATAAAG ACTGAACAAAGGCCTGTGATGTCCGTGTTTAATACTGTGACAGGAGAAACTTTACCAATAGAAGGAACTGCGTCTCTCCTTCATACGTCTGTGGACAAACTGACGACCCTGATATCTGTTCAGTGTGGGATACCAGTCAGCACGTTCAGGCTCAGAACACCTGCTAATGTGCAGCTCTATGACTGCAACTGGCTGCAGGACTACGCCATTAAAATGG GCACCATTCTCCGTTTGGACACATGGGATGGGTGGGTGGAGTTCCTTCAAGGTTGCCTCCAAGGCCACAGATTAACAGTCCAAGGCCACCTATCAGAGGAGAAGCCAGTAATAAG GTTCCAGCTGCGGGTGGCACTGTACATCGCTGCCTGGTCAGGCCACCTGGACCTGGCAGGCTGGTTGCTGGAAAGAGGGGTTCATGCAGAGGAACCAGTGGGAGTTCATCCATACCGACAGTGGTGCCAACAAACTGCCCACCAGGGCACCAGAAAGTGTCCCATCCATGCAGCTGCAGAGAGCGGTCAGCTCCTCATCCTCAAACTATTCATAAACAACAACATTCAAAGCTTGGCTTGTCGGGACCCTGAAGGTCGTGACCCTTTGAAAATTGCCATTCAGCGCGGTCACAGGGAATGTGCACGCTACATAGCCAGCAAGCTGTGCTCAGTAGTCTCTCTGCCAAATATGTCCCTGCCCATGCACATCTACCTCCAAGTAAAACGCTGGGTAAGttcagggaaaaaaagagctgccTCCAATCGATGCCATTACAACGGTGCTGCTTTTAAAGTCAGACTGGGGAAAACATTGCTCATAGATGGCTTCAATCAACCAAAGATGTCCTCTAAATCCAGGAAAGCTGAAACCAAATCAAGAAGAGGAATCAAGGCTTTACCACCCATCAGCAACTTACTTTCAATATCCCATCTCTCTTCCAAAGGGGCAAAACTTCTCACCCCCAGCCTGCAGTTTGCAAAAGAGATGCAGGAAAAGCAAGCAAGTATGGAGGGCAGAGGGGATGGTGTATTTGATCAAATAAAAGAAGGAAACAACAGCCTTCACAAGAGCAGCTTTAAACTCCGACCAGTCAACAGAGAGAATGTTCCCAGGCTGGTGTTTGTTGGTGCATCATCAAAATCCTTCCATGTTCCAGATGCATCTGTGGAGTCCTCGTACCAATGTGGCCAGACGCTGAGACAAAATGCTGTGTACTGCTTGACTATAGCCAG TACCTTCACAGAGAAGCCTTGGATGAAGCAGCTGGACATAGCACGGACTCTGGTCAGGAAGCATGTCCACTCCATGTTCTGA
- the ppp1r2 gene encoding protein phosphatase inhibitor 2: MAAPRPIKGILKNKNSGTNVKSLPDDVPPENTEQAPGLSEDDQQKKSQKWDEMNILATYHPADKDYGLMKIDEPSTPYNRMVGDDDDEGALSDSDGQSGLAADDLASKLVAAEGSEPRFMKEEEEEEEEESSEEEEELTPEEQAKKKHFQMMRKMHYNEGLNIKLARQLIASELEDDEDEEMRDDTEEPREDAEETEEISVDPPQEADSLDS; encoded by the exons ATGGCAGCTCCCCGGCCGATAAAAGGCATCCTGAAAAACAAGAACAGCGGTACAAACGTCAAATCGCTGCCCGACGACGTACCACCAGAGAACACTGAACAAGCCCCGGGACTCTCGGAGGATGACCAACA GAAGAAATCTCAAAAATGGGACGAGATGAACATCCTGGCCACGTACCATCCGGCTGACAAAGACTACGGCCTGATGAAGATAGATGAACCCAGCACACCTTACAACAG GATGGTTGGGGATGACGATGATGAAGGAGCTCTGAGTGACTCGGACGGCCAAAGTGGACTCGCAGCAGATGACCTGGCATCAAA GTTGGTGGCAGCTGAGGGCTCAGAGCCTCGCTtcatgaaagaagaagaagaagaagaagaggaggaaagcagtgaggaagaagaggagctgACTCCTGAAGAACAAG CcaaaaagaagcattttcaGATGATGAGGAAGATGCACTACAATGAGGGCCTGAACATCAAGCTGGCCCGCCAGCTCATCGCCAGCGAGCTAGAAGATGACGAAGATGAAGAGATGAGGGATGACACAGAGGAGCCGAGGGAGGACGCTGAAGAGACGGAGGAGATCAGTGTTGACCCACCACAGGAAG CTGACTCTCTGGACTCGTAG